One genomic segment of Hordeum vulgare subsp. vulgare chromosome 2H, MorexV3_pseudomolecules_assembly, whole genome shotgun sequence includes these proteins:
- the LOC123426792 gene encoding CLPTM1-like membrane protein cnrB, translating to MSQPAAAAVAAQPQGQAPAGRQGGGLGQSLAGILRMAVFWYFASKFFGPKRAPTEPGLLMSNLFQKGEPMDMWMYLSENDKFSDFGNEDALIWHETNIPYAVWAPTSTRTHTLTYYPTEALKHNGSLYAHVYFSRSGYPVDPTDPEYEQKSAFGRTHPIVAYLRKSKAGHKKSLLGDSDESEEKLPPKENKESDDKEEGPVEYIAYWKPNVTINLVDDFTRYPQNNIPPNVAPFLNVDPTTNSYYPTVFFNEFWLLRDKLTALNETVKELTLNLEVSPISMTKWQLFLQIEQSFQVHRSYGSMLEGEADELKRVFLEGNPYLLGLTMIVSLFHSLFDFLAFKNDIQFWNKNKSMEGLSAKSVVLNFICQLIIFLYLLDNDTSWMILASSGVGVCIEFWKIGKAMHVEIDRSGKIPMLRFRDRESYAQNKTKEYDALAMKYLTYVLLFLMAGFAIYSLKYEKHKSWYSWILSSLTSCVYMFGFIMMCPQLFINYKLKSVAHMPWRQMTYKFLNTIIDDLFAFVIKMPWLHRLSVFRDDVIFLIYLYQRWVYPVDKKRVNEFGFGGEDEPAAPQTVEGAAAAQQIEAKAETSTEDKKTK from the exons ATGTCGCAGCcggctgccgccgccgtcgcggcGCAGCCGCAGGGGCAGGCCCCGGCTGGGCGGCAGGGAGGCGGCCTGGGCCAGAGCCTCGCCGGCATCCTGCGGATGGCCGTGTTCTGGTACTTCGCGTCCAAGTTCTTCGGCCCCAAGCGCGCCCCCACGGAGCCGGGGTTGCTCATGTCCAACCTCTTTCAGAAGGGAGAGCCAATG GATATGTGGATGTATTTATCGGAGAATGATAAATTTAGCGACTTTGGTAATGAGGATGCACTCATCTGGCATGAAACAAACATACCATATGCAGTCTGGGCGCCTACCAGTACCCGAACACACACATTGACATACTATCCAACTGAG GCTCTCAAGCACAATGGCTCTTTGTATGCTCATGTTTATTTCTCTCGTTCGGGTTACCCTGTGGACCCTACTGATCCTGAATATGAGCAAAAATCTGCATTTGGAAGGACACATC CTATTGTGGCATACTTGCGGAAATCAAAAGCTGGTCATAAGAAGAGCTTGCTTGGAGATTCAGATGAGTCTGAGGAAAAGCTACCTCCTAAG GAGAACAAAGAATCCGACGACAAAGAGGAGGGCCCAGTTGAATATATTGCTTATTGGAAACCAAATGTGACAATAAATCTTGTTGATGACTTCACACG GTATCCCCAAAACAACATTCCTCCAAATGTTGCTCCAT TTTTGAATGTGGATCCAACTACAAACAGCTACTATCCAACTGTATTCTTCAATGAATTTTGGCTGTTGAGGGACAAATTGACAGCACTCAACGAGACTGTGAAGGAGCTGACCTTGAACCTTGAAGTTAGTCCTATTAGCATGACCAAGTGGCAATTATTTCTACAGATTGAGCAGTCTTTCCAAGTTCATCGTAGTTATGGAAGTATGCTTGAAGGCGAGGCTGATGAGCTCAAG AGGGTTTTCCTTGAAGGGAATCCATATCTACTGGGCTTGACCATGATTGTATCTCTGTTCCACTCTCTGTTCGATTTCCTGGCTTTCAAGAATG ATATCCAGTTCTGGAATAAGAACAAGTCCATGGAAGGTCTTTCAGCGAAATCTGTTGTTCTGAACTTCATTTGTCAGCTGATTATATTTCTGTACCTGCTTGACAATGATACATCATGGATGATTCTTGCTAGCTCTGGAGTTGGTGTGTGCATTGAATTTTGGAAGATAGGAAAAGCGATGCATGTTGAG ATTGATAGAAGTGGAAAGATTCCCATGTTGAGATTCCGGGACCGTGAGTCATACGCACAGAATAAGACTAAGGAGTATGATGCGCTTGCAATGAAGTACCTTACCTATGTCCTTCTGTTCCTTATGGCTGGCTTTGCTATCTATTCACTCAAGTATGAAAAACACAAGAGCTGGTACTCGTGGATACTCTCTTCCCTCACAAGTTGTGTTTACATGTTTG GTTTTATTATGATGTGCCCACAATTATTTATCAACTACAAGCTGAAGTCCGTTGCTCATATGCCATGGAGACAAATGACCTACAAGTTCCTTAACACTATAATTGATGATCTGTTTGCATTTGTGATTAAGATGCCATGGTTGCATCGTCTCTCGGTTTTCAGAGATG ATGTTATCTTCTTGATATACCTCTACCAGAGGTGGGTGTACCCAGTTGACAAGAAGCGTGTCAATGAATTCGGTTTCGGAGGGGAAGACGAACCGGCAGCACCCCAAACTGTGGAAGGAGCAGCGGCAGCCCAACAGATCGAGGCCAAGGCTGAGACGAGCACAGAGGACAAGAAGACAAAGTGA